The Pseudomonas chlororaphis subsp. piscium genome contains the following window.
CCAGGGCTTCGCCGGCGGCGCCAAGCAGCGCGGCGGCCAGCGCCAGACCAGTCAGGGTGCGAGTCAGTGCAGACATGATCGAAAGGTTCCTCGTGATGCGGAAAGCCTGGGTCGGCAGGGCGAAAAGACCCACGGCGGCGGGCCGCCATGGGGCGCGAATTCGCAATGCGGCCGGGGCCGGCCGGAGTCTTGCGCGGCCCCGGCTGTGACTCAGAAGTGGTACGTCATGCGCGCGAACAGGGTGCGGCCCAGCGGGTCGGTGTAACGGGGGTCGTAGCCGCTCTGGAAGTTGTAGGCCTGGTTGGAGAAGGGTGGATTGCGGTCGAAGACGTTCTTCACCCCGGCGTCGACGTCCAGCACCTTGTCGAAGGTGTAGCCGGCCGCCAGGTCCCACACCGAGTACGAGGCCACCCGGGCATTGGTGCTGCGGTCGTAGTCGTTGTAGCCGGTGGTGAAGCGGTTGCTCAGCGAGGCCCGCGCGGCGCCCAGGGTCCAGGTGCCGGTGAGGTTGTGTTTCCAGCGGGCGATCACGCCATCGCCCTCGAAGTCGCCGACCTTGTCGGTGAACGGCCCCTTGATGGTGCTCTGGAAGTCGTAGCTCTTGACGTAGGTGCCCTGCAGCCCGAGGCCAAACTGGCCGTAGGGGGTATTGGGGAAGCGGTAGTCCAGGGACACGTCGACACCGTTGGTCTCGACTATGCCCAGGTTGGCGTTGCCGGTGACGATGTAGTTCAGCGAACCGTCGGCGTTGCGCACGAAGCGGTCGGCGTAGGCGCCGGACTGGTCGAACACCGTGGATTCGGGGAACGGCTGGATCTGGTTGGAGATGTGAATCCACCAGAAGTCCAGGCCCACCGACAGGTCGCGGATCGGCTGATAGACGAAGCCCAGGGTCACGTTGCGGGCCTTTTCCGGCGCCAGGTCGGTGTTGCCGCCGATCTGGTTGAGGAACTGCTGGCCGCAGTCGCGCCCGCCGTTGCCGCCGGGTTGTACCACGCCGCCGGTACAGAGCACCGGGTCGTTGTAGTAGCCCTGGGTGTAGGTGATGCTGCGCGGCGCATACAGCTCGTACAGCGACGGCGCGCGGAAGCCTTCGCTGTAGGCGCCGCGCACCACCAGTTCTTTGATCGGCTGGTAGCGGAACGAGTATTTCGGGTTGGTGGTGCTGCCGAAGTCGCTGTATTTGTCGTGGCGGATGGCGACGGACAGCTCCAGGCTGTCGAGCACCGGCACGCTCAGTTCGGCGTAGGCCGCCTTGACGCTGCGATCGCCCTCGACGCTGCCGGACGGGTCGATGCCCAGGCTCTGGATGTCGCCGGCGAACTCTTCGTAGTCCTGGTGGAATTTCTCCTTGCGGTACTCGCCGCCCAGGGCCAGGCCGGAAGGACCGGCACCGAACCAGTCGCCGATCTCGCGGCTGACGCGCCCATCGAAACCGACCACCCGGCCGACTGCCGTGGAGTAGGCACCGTGGTAGGCCGCTTGCTCGATGTAGTCCTGGCCGGCCTGGGTCTGTGGGCCGAACGGATTGAGCAGGCCGCTGGCCAGGCCGGCGATCATCGCGCGGTCGCTGACGTAGCCGTTGGTGACACTGGAGACCACCTTGTTCTGGTTGTAGGAGGCACCGAGGTTGTAGTCCCAGCCGGCCACCAGACCGTCGAAACTCAGGACGAAGCGCTGGCTGGTGTTCTGGTCCTTGGATTCCCGGGCACCGGCGGCGGTTTCGCGCCAGTTCACGCCGATTGGCTGGCTCGGGTCGAGGCTGAAGCCGGTCGGCGCCGGGGTGATGCCGTTGCCCGGGTAGTAGGGCGAGGAAGCGTCCAGGCTCAGGCCGGTGAGGGGCGCCGGGCCGACCGCCGTGGCGTTGTTGTTGCGCGACCAGAAGTACTCCAGGTTGACGTTGTGGTCGTCGGCCAGCTTGGCGGTGCTCTTGCCGAAGAACGAGGTCTTTTCGGTCTCCGGCACCAGGTCGATGTACTCGCGGGTACTGAAGCGGCACAGGCCCTGGCGGGCAATCAGGTTCGGCCCGTTGCAGTTGCTGCCGGCCAACGGGTTGGTGGCGTTGTCGCCCTGGGTGTAGTTGCCCGGAAAGGCCGTGCCCGAGGTCTGGTCGAGGCCGCGGCCGGGGCGGTAGTCGGTGGCGAAGGAGCGGTCGTTGGCATCGAGGTTCTGCTGCTTGTTGTAGTTGAACACCCCGAGCACGTTGAAGCGGTCTTCCTCCAGGTCGCCGAAGCCCCAGCTGGCGCTCATGTCCTTGCTCGCACCGCCGCCGCTGTGGGTCGGGGTTTCGCCGCCCAAGGTCAACTGGCCGTCGGTCAGGGATTTCTTGGTGATGAAGTTGATCACGCCGCCGATGGCGTCGGTGCCGTAGAGGGCCGAGGCGCCGTCGCGCAGCACTTCGACGCGGTCGATGGCGGCGAAGGGGATCATGTTCAGGTCCACCGCGCCGCCGGCCGAGTTGGTGCCCGACAGCGCGTTGTTGGCCAGGCGCCGGCCGTTGAGCAGCACCAGGGTCTTGTTGGCGCCGATGCCGCGCATGTCGGCGAAAGAGGCGCCGCCGGTGGCGGCTCCCACCGAGCCGGCGCTGTTGTTGATCGACTGGCTGCCGGTGATGCGCTGCACCAGTTCGGCGGTGGTGCTTACCCCCTGTTTGCGCAGCTCTTCGGCGCGCAGGATGGTGATCGGCACCGCGGTTTCGGCATCGACCCGGCGGATCGCCGAACCTGTCACTTCGACCCGTTGCAGCTGGGTGGTGGGCGCCACTGCCGTGGCACTGGCGGCCGGGGCGGTGGCGCTGCTGTCGGCCTCCTCTTCGGCGGCTTGCGCGGTGCCGACGCCCAGGCCCATGGCCATCAGGTACAGCGGGACAAAACGGTGCCGTTGCAGCGTGGTCACCAGTGGCTTGAGCGTGAAACGTGGAATGTTCATCAGCATGATTACTTCCGACTCTTTC
Protein-coding sequences here:
- a CDS encoding TonB-dependent receptor, which translates into the protein MLMNIPRFTLKPLVTTLQRHRFVPLYLMAMGLGVGTAQAAEEEADSSATAPAASATAVAPTTQLQRVEVTGSAIRRVDAETAVPITILRAEELRKQGVSTTAELVQRITGSQSINNSAGSVGAATGGASFADMRGIGANKTLVLLNGRRLANNALSGTNSAGGAVDLNMIPFAAIDRVEVLRDGASALYGTDAIGGVINFITKKSLTDGQLTLGGETPTHSGGGASKDMSASWGFGDLEEDRFNVLGVFNYNKQQNLDANDRSFATDYRPGRGLDQTSGTAFPGNYTQGDNATNPLAGSNCNGPNLIARQGLCRFSTREYIDLVPETEKTSFFGKSTAKLADDHNVNLEYFWSRNNNATAVGPAPLTGLSLDASSPYYPGNGITPAPTGFSLDPSQPIGVNWRETAAGARESKDQNTSQRFVLSFDGLVAGWDYNLGASYNQNKVVSSVTNGYVSDRAMIAGLASGLLNPFGPQTQAGQDYIEQAAYHGAYSTAVGRVVGFDGRVSREIGDWFGAGPSGLALGGEYRKEKFHQDYEEFAGDIQSLGIDPSGSVEGDRSVKAAYAELSVPVLDSLELSVAIRHDKYSDFGSTTNPKYSFRYQPIKELVVRGAYSEGFRAPSLYELYAPRSITYTQGYYNDPVLCTGGVVQPGGNGGRDCGQQFLNQIGGNTDLAPEKARNVTLGFVYQPIRDLSVGLDFWWIHISNQIQPFPESTVFDQSGAYADRFVRNADGSLNYIVTGNANLGIVETNGVDVSLDYRFPNTPYGQFGLGLQGTYVKSYDFQSTIKGPFTDKVGDFEGDGVIARWKHNLTGTWTLGAARASLSNRFTTGYNDYDRSTNARVASYSVWDLAAGYTFDKVLDVDAGVKNVFDRNPPFSNQAYNFQSGYDPRYTDPLGRTLFARMTYHF